A section of the Lepus europaeus isolate LE1 chromosome 10, mLepTim1.pri, whole genome shotgun sequence genome encodes:
- the TAC3 gene encoding tachykinin-3, which yields MRHTLLWAATLALSLTGSFGAVCEESREQVVPGGGRSKDVDLQQQPPSVLGRLQDSSRRPFSLEELLKVLSKASVDPKAVSLPQKRDMHDFFVGLMGKRSSQPAPPADVDEENVSSFEAFKYLPRAE from the exons ATGAGGCACACCCTGCTATGGGCAGCCACCCTGGCCCTCAGCCTGACTGGGAGTTTCGGGGCTGTCTGCGAGGAGTCGCGGGAGCAGGTGGTGCCCGGCGGGGGCCGCAGCAAG GACGTGGACCTGCAGCAGCAGCCTCCCTCGGTGCTGGGGAGACTCCAGGACAGCAGCCGCCGCCCGTTCTCGCTGGAGGAGCTGCTCAAAGTGCTGAGCAAGGCTAGCGTGG ATCCCAAGGCAGTGTCACTTCCCCAGAAAC GAGACATGCATGACTTCTTCGTGGGACTCAtgggcaagaggagcagccagccag ctcctcctgctgATGTGGATGAAGAGAACGTGTCCAGCTTTGAAGCATTCAAGTATCTCCCCAGGGCCGAATGA
- the GPR182 gene encoding G-protein coupled receptor 182, with product MTAEASSGPHPSEVVTPTAPASDFTEIHNWTEMLDFLNATLSECHLNLNENTKRAVLFVVYLAIFVVGLVENLLVICVNWRRAGRMGLLNLYVLNMAVADLGIILSLPVWMLEVTLDYTWLWGSFACRFTHYFYLANMYSSIFFLVCLSVDRYVTLTRASASWQRHQHRVRRAVCAGVWVLAAVAPLPEVVHIQLMEGLEPMCLFMAPFETYNSWGLLVSLSTTILGFVLPFPLIAVFNVLTACRLRRPGQSEGRRHSLLLCAYIAVFTICWLPYHLALLLLTLYGTHISLHCYLAHLLYFFYDIIDCFSMLHCVANPILYNFLSPSFRGRLVSAVVHYLPKDQARAGGRGSSASSTQHSIVILKEGSPPSAAGPGPHQGPNCQAPSLPPNTSPVSTPQPPTPSGGGPQAPRE from the coding sequence ATGACAGCCGAAGCCAGCTCGGGGCCCCACCCCTCGGAGGTGGTCACACCGACTGCCCCAGCTAGCGACTTCACGGAGATCCACAACTGGACGGAGATGCTCGACTTCCTCAACGCCACCCTCTCCGAGTGCCACCTGAACCTCAACGAGAACACCAAGCGAGCGGTGCTGTTTGTGGTCTACCTGGCCATCTTCGTGGTGGGACTGGTGGAGAACCTGCTGGTGATCTGCGTCAACTGGCGACGTGCGGGCCGCATGGGGCTGCTCAACCTGTACGTCCTCAACATGGCCGTCGCGGACCTGGGCATCATCCTGTCGCTGCCCGTGTGGATGCTGGAGGTCACCCTGGACTACACCTGGCTGTGGGGCAGCTTCGCGTGCCGCTTCACGCACTACTTCTACCTGGCCAACATGTACAGCAGCATCTTCTTCCTGGTGTGCCTCAGCGTGGACCGCTACGTCACCCTCACGCGTGCCTCGGCCTCCTGGCAGCGCCACCAGCACCGAGTGCGCCGGGCCGTGTGCGCGGGCGTCTGGGTCCTCGCGGCCGTTGCGCCGCTGCCCGAGGTGGTGCACATTCAGCTGATGGAGGGCTTGGAGCCCATGTGCCTCTTTATGGCACCTTTCGAAACGTACAACTCCTGGGGCCTGCTGGTGTCCCTGTCCACCACCATCCTGGGCTTCGTGTTGCCCTTCCCTCTCATCGCTGTCTTCAACGTGCTCACGGCCTGCAGGCTCCGGCGGCCGGGGCAGTCcgagggccggcgccacagcctGCTGCTCTGTGCCTACATAGCCGTCTTCACCATCTGCTGGCTGCCCTAccacctggccctgctgctgctcACCCTGTACGGGACCCACATCTCCCTCCACTGCTACCTggcccacctgctctacttcttctATGACATCATCGACTGCTTCTCCATGCTGCACTGCGTTGCCAACCCCATCCTTTACAACTTCCTCAGCCCCAGCTTCCGGGGCCGGCTGGTGAGCGCTGTGGTCCATTACCTGCCCAAGGACCAGGCGCGTGCAGGCGGCCGGGgctcctccgcctcctccacGCAGCATTCCATCGTCATCCTCAAGGAGGGCAGCCCGCCCTCTGCTGCAGGCCCCGGGCCGCACCAGGGCCCCAACTGCCAGGCGCCCTCTTTGCCTCCAAATACCTCACCCGTCTCCACGCCCCAACCTCCCACGCCCAGCGGAGGTGGGCCACAGGCACCTCGTGAGTGA
- the ZBTB39 gene encoding zinc finger and BTB domain-containing protein 39, with the protein MGMRIKLQSTNHPNNLLKELNKCRLSETMCDVTIVVGSRSFPAHKAVLACAAGYFQNLFLNAGLDAARTYVVDFITPANFEKILSFVYTSELFTDLINVGVIYEVAERLGMEDLLRACHSTFPDLESTAMAKPLTGPGDSHPAALSCPSAEPAHPLGELRSGGEHFGPDRSYALPSDAGGSYKEEERSVAGDTGHGLPLSQPPLPPKTEDHDAPAAFPSVPSLVGQPALGTVSTGIQTSASSCQPYKVQSNGDFGRNSFFTSDNAVDVTTGANSCVSSSDHSREPGFGQVDELQLEDLGDDELQFEDPTEEIGAAEEVIELSDDSEDELTFGESDSRESKAMPCQVCKKVLEPNIQLIRQHARDHVDLLTGNCKVCETHFQDRNSRVTHVLSHIGIFLFSCDMCETKFFTQWQLTLHRRDGIFENNVIVHPNDPLPGKLGLFPGTACPELKCAACGKALAKDFHVVRGHILDHLNLKGQACSVCDQRHLNLCSLMWHTLSHLGISVFSCSVCANSFVDWHLLEKHMAVHQSLEDALFRCHLCSQSFKSEAAYRYHVSQHKCNSGLDARPGFGLQLPALQKRKLPAEEFLSEELTLQGQPGNSKYSCKVCGKRFAHTSEFNYHRRIHTGEKPYQCKVCHKFFRGRSTIKCHLKTHSGALMYRCTVCGHYSSTLNLMSKHVGVHKGSLPPDFTIEQTFMYIIHSKEAEKSPDS; encoded by the coding sequence ATGGGCATGAGGATCAAACTGCAAAGCACCAACCACCCCAACAACCTGCTGAAGGAACTCAACAAGTGCCGGCTCTCGGAGACCATGTGCGATGTCACCATCGTGGTGGGGAGCCGCTCCTTCCCGGCCCACAAGGCCGTGCTGGCTTGCGCGGCCGGCTACTTCCAGAACCTCTTCCTGAATGCCGGACTTGATGCCGCCAGGACCTACGTGGTGGACTTCATCACCCCCGCCAACTTCGAGAAGATCCTGAGCTTCGTCTACACGTCGGAGCTCTTCACGGACCTGATCAACGTGGGGGTCATCTATGAGGTGGCCGAGCGCCTGGGCATGGAGGACCTCCTCCGGGCCTGCCACTCCACATTCCCTGACCTGGAGAGCACTGCCATGGCCAAGCCCCTCACCGGCCCCGGGGACAGTCACCCTGCGGCCCTGAGTTGCCCCTCAGCCGAACCTGCCCACCCGCTCGGCGAACTCCGCAGCGGTGGGGAGCACTTCGGCCCTGACAGAAGCTACGCATTGCCCAGCGATGCCGGCGGAAGCtacaaagaggaggagaggagtgtCGCTGGCGACACCGGCCACGGCCTGCCTCTGTCGCAGCCGCCGCTGCCACCAAAGACAGAAGACCACGatgctcctgctgccttcccgtcCGTGCCCAGTCTGGTGGGCCAGCCAGCCCTAGGCACCGTCAGCACAGGCATCCAGACCAGCGCGAGCTCCTGCCAGCCGTACAAAGTTCAGAGCAACGGAGACTTCGGCAGGAACAGCTTCTTCACCTCCGACAACGCGGTGGACGTCACCACGGGGGCCAACTCCTGTGTGAGCAGCAGCGACCACTCCAGAGAGCCGGGCTTCGGGCAGGTGGACGAGCTGCAGCTCGAGGACCTGGGGGATGACGAGCTGCAGTTTGAAGACCCCACCGAGGAGATCGGGGCCGCGGAGGAGGTGATCGAGCTGAGCGACGACAGCGAGGACGAGCTGACCTTCGGAGAGAGTGACAGCCGCGAGAGCAAGGCCATGCCCTGCCAGGTGTGCAAGAAGGTTCTAGAGCCCAACATCCAGCTGATCCGGCAGCACGCCCGGGACCACGTGGACCTGCTGACGGGCAACTGCAAGGTTTGCGAGACCCACTTCCAGGACCGGAACTCCCGGGTGACCCACGTCCTGTCCCACATCGGCATTTTCCTCTTCTCCTGCGACATGTGTGAAACGAAATTCTTTACCCAGTGGCAGCTGACCCTGCACCGGCGGGACGGGATCTTTGAGAACAATGTCATCGTGCACCCCAACGACCCCCTGCCCGGGAAGCTGGGTCTGTTTCCAGGGACAGCCTGCCCGGAGTTGAAGTGTGCTGCCTGTGGGAAAGCATTGGCCAAAGATTTCCACGTGGTCCGGGGCCACATCCTCGACCACCTGAACTTGAAGGGCCAGGCCTGCAGCGTCTGCGACCAGCGCCACCTCAACCTGTGCAGCCTCATGTGGCACACGCTCTCCCACCTGGGCATCTCCGTCTTCTCCTGCTCTGTCTGTGCCAACAGCTTTGTGGACTGGCACCTGCTGGAGAAGCACATGGCCGTACACCAAAGCCTGGAAGACGCCCTCTTCCGCTGCCACCTGTGCAGCCAGAGCTTCAAGTCGGAGGCCGCCTATCGCTACCACGTGAGCCAGCACAAATGCAACAGTGGCCTTGACGCACGGCCCGGCTTTGGgctgcagctcccagctctgcagaAGCGGAAGCTGCCGGCCGAGGAGTTTCTGAGCGAGGAGCTGACTCTGCAGGGCCAACCTGGGAACAGCAAGTACAGCTGCAAGGTCTGTGGCAAAAGGTTTGCCCACACAAGCGAGTTCAACTACCACCGGCGCATCCACACGGGCGAGAAGCCGTACCAGTGCAAGGTGTGCCACAAGTTCTTCCGGGGCCGCTCGACCATCAAGTGCCACCTGAAGACGCACTCGGGGGCCCTCATGTACCGCTGCACGGTGTGCGGCCACTACAGTTCCACCCTCAACCTCATGAGCAAGCACGTGGGCGTGCACAAGGGCAGCCTCCCGCCCGACTTCACCATCGAGCAGACCTTCATGTACATCATCCACTCCAAAGAGGCCGAGAAGAGCCCGGACAGCTGA